One region of Quercus lobata isolate SW786 chromosome 2, ValleyOak3.0 Primary Assembly, whole genome shotgun sequence genomic DNA includes:
- the LOC115977711 gene encoding uncharacterized protein LOC115977711, with protein sequence MVLTTQKLLWLTFVIILAFPIEARRLSTYGEKISSNLVQVENGKRALFERDGFGMLAKGPVPSSPPNKALYVFVPSKFGDIDFEKPIDPVMPPQNLPVLPSGLSPGMSDPPFDLIPIRD encoded by the coding sequence ATGGTGCTAACAACTCAAAAATTGTTATGGCTGACCTTTGTGATTATCCTCGCTTTCCCTATTGAGGCTAGAAGGCTTTCAACATATGGAGAAAAGATTTCTTCCAACTTAGTGCAAGTTGAAAATGGAAAAAGGGCTCTTTTTGAGAGGGATGGATTTGGAATGTTGGCAAAAGGTCCTGTCCCTTCGTCTCCACCTAATAAGGCCCTTTATGTATTTGTTCCATCAAAGTTTGGGGATATAGATTTTGAGAAGCCTATAGATCCAGTGATGCCACCCCAAAATTTGCCTGTTCTACCATCTGGGCTTAGCCCTGGAATGTCTGACCCTCCTTTTGATCTTATTCCCATTAGGGATTAA
- the LOC115974139 gene encoding uncharacterized protein LOC115974139, producing the protein MFDSMLELITQAASNSLFIFCFCNLIIAILLVVSKSSSELGQQGEIPLSVVINTSTNHKQGTYGKQVFDDDKMLTNVDEVSYFREAPVVDKEESGNIRHNKDEEEDDDDELRRRVEEFIEKVNKEWKAELLRSSRLV; encoded by the coding sequence ATGTTTGATTCCATGTTGGAGTTGATCACTCAGGCTGCTTCCAACTCTCTCTTCATCTTCTGTTTCTGCAATTTGATCATTGCCATTCTTCTCGTGGTCTCGAAATCCAGCTCCGAGCTTGGTCAACAAGGAGAAATTCCTCTTTCGGTGGTCATAAACACAAGCACAAATCATAAACAAGGAACGTACGGTAAGCAGGTCTTTGATGATGACAAAATGTTGACAAATGTTGATGAAGTGTCATATTTCCGTGAAGCACCTGTTGTTGACAAGGAGGAAAGTGGCAACATCCGTCATAACaaggatgaagaagaggatgatgatgatgagctGAGGAGAAGAGTAGAAGAATTTATAGAAAAGGTTAACAAAGAATGGAAGGCAGAATTGCTGAGGTCCTCGCGGTTAGTCTAG